The Burkholderia mayonis DNA window AGGTTCGTGTCGAAGCTCACGCGCGCGCCGTTCGCCCGTGCGTGCGCGATCGCGGCGAACGCCGCGTCGCACGCGCTCGTGCTGATCGCGAGACTCACGCCCGACAGATGGACGAAACGCGCGGCCGCGAGCGCGTCGAGCGGCAGATCGCGGACTGCATAGCGGCTCGCGGCCGAGCCCGCGCGCAAATAATCGAACGCGTGGCCGTGCGCGCCGTGCGACACAAAATAGACGCCCGTCGGCGCGCGCTCGTCGATCCGCACGTACAACGTGTCGACGTGCTCGCGCTGCCAAAGATCGAGCAGCAGGCGGCCGAAGTGATCGTCGCCGACCGCCGACACGAAGCCCGCACGCGCGCCTTGCCGCGCGGCCGCGACGCAGAAGTTCGACGTATCGCCGCCGAAGCCCTGCAGATAGTTCGGCTCGCCTGGCCGCGCCTGGTTGAATTCGACCATCGCCTCGCCGAGCGCGAGCACGTCGGGGAATGTCGCGGACATCGTCAGACCTCGCCCCACAGATCGTGGCCGTCCGCGCCCGTGATCTTCGCGGACACGAAATTGCCGACCCTGTAGCGCTTCGACGCCTTGGTCGCCGGCTC harbors:
- a CDS encoding sugar kinase, yielding MSATFPDVLALGEAMVEFNQARPGEPNYLQGFGGDTSNFCVAAARQGARAGFVSAVGDDHFGRLLLDLWQREHVDTLYVRIDERAPTGVYFVSHGAHGHAFDYLRAGSAASRYAVRDLPLDALAAARFVHLSGVSLAISTSACDAAFAAIAHARANGARVSFDTNLRLKLWPLPRARAAMCEALRHTDVCLPSWDDVTALTGLDERDAIVDTLLGYGPSVVALKLGREGAYVATPGERRVVPGFVVDAVDATGAGDCFGGAFVARLVAGDDPFAAARYANAAAALSTQGFGAVAPIPSRDAVERLLNA